From the genome of Bacteroidota bacterium:
CCTCCGCGGCAGCCTCGGCATTCAATTGCAGTCGAATCTCCTCCGGCACCTCCGGCATTTCGTCAAAACCCTCCCAAACTGCCTGAAAATAGAGTCCGGTGCCGCCCACGAGGATCAAATGCCGGTAATCCTTGAACAGCTCGGCCGCCAATTGGTCAAACTGACGGGCAAATTCGCCGGCATTGAACTGCGCATCGGGAGGCAAAATATCGATCATATAATGTGGCGCCAATGCCCTTTCGACCAACGTTGCCTTTCCCGAACCAATGTCGAGGCCTTGGTAGATTTGCACGGAATCGGCCGAAATGACCGGGCATTGCAGGCGTTGCGCGAGGTGCAGCGCGTAGGCCGTTTTGCCCACGCCCGTGGGGCCGACGATGGAAATGAGGTGCTGCATGAACCCGAATTTGCCTAGTGAAGTTTCAAAATGGAAGCCCTATATTTGCCCTCCGAAAACAGGGTACAAAAATAGGCCATTTTGGCTGGGATTGGCCCTCAAAAAGATCGAAAATCTAGGTTCTGATGAAAACTGCACTCGTATTTCCCGGACAAGGTTCTCAGGCGCCCGGCATGGGCAAAGCCCTTTATGACCGTTCGCCAGCCGCCAAGGCGCTGTTTGACGCCGCGCCGGGCATTCTCGGATTTGACATCGTCAAAATCATGTTTGAGGGTACCGAGGAAGAACTGAAGCAAACTTCGGTCACGCAGCCTGCCATTTTCATCCATTCCGTGGCCGTCGCCCTTACTGGCGGATTTGAAGCCGACATGACCGCAGGCCACTCCCTCGGCGAATTTTCAGCCTTGGTTGCAGCCGGGGTTTTGACCTTTGAGGAAGGCTTGCATTTGGTGAGCATCCGGGCGAATGCGATGCAAAAGGCCTGTGACGCAGCACCGAGCACCATGGCTGCCATCGTCGGCATTGACGATGCAGTCGTCGAGCAAGTCTGTGCGTCGATCGACGACATCGTCGTGCCTGCCAACTACAATACGATCGGACAATTGGTGATCTCCGGCTCCGAATCAGGGGTCGACCTCGCCATCGAAAAGGCCAAAGCCGCAGGCGCCAAAATCGCCAAACGCTTGGTTGTCAACGGTGCCTTCCATTCGCCGTTCATGCAGCCCGCCGCCGAGGAACTGGCAAAAGGCATCCATGCCGCCAACTTCAAGAATGCACAAATCCCTGTCTATCAAAACTTCACGGCATTGCCCGAGACCGA
Proteins encoded in this window:
- the fabD gene encoding ACP S-malonyltransferase, with protein sequence MKTALVFPGQGSQAPGMGKALYDRSPAAKALFDAAPGILGFDIVKIMFEGTEEELKQTSVTQPAIFIHSVAVALTGGFEADMTAGHSLGEFSALVAAGVLTFEEGLHLVSIRANAMQKACDAAPSTMAAIVGIDDAVVEQVCASIDDIVVPANYNTIGQLVISGSESGVDLAIEKAKAAGAKIAKRLVVNGAFHSPFMQPAAEELAKGIHAANFKNAQIPVYQNFTALPETDKEKIKANLIAQLTGPVRWTQTVENMIKDGAGKFIECGPGKVLAGFIKRVDKTLLTENFD